GCCACGCGTCTGAGCGTGCTGCAATCGGCCGTGGCCGCCCAGCCCCAGGCGCTGCACCAGGAACAGGTGTTCAAGCAGGGCCAGCAAGTGCTGATGCGCAGCGACGGCCTGGGCCTGGTGCTCGCCGTGCCTGCGGCCAGCGACGCCTGGACCCGCGGCATGCTGGTCGTCGACAACGCCCGTCTGGGCGATGTGGTGGCTGAACTGGGCCGTTATCGCAGCGGCCACTTGGGTGTGGACAGCAACGTGGCCGACCTGCGTATCACCGGCAGCTTCCCACTGCACGACACTACCCTGGCGCTCAACGCGTTGTTGCCGACATTGCCGGTGCAGATCGAGCAGCACACGCCGTGGTGGGTGACGGTCAAGGGCAAGCCTTAGGTCTTGAAGTGCCTGGGCGATTGCTATCGGGGGCAAGCCCCCTCCCACACTTTGATGTGTGAATACATTCAAAATGTGGGAGGGGGCTTGCCCCCGATGAGGCCCTTAAGAACACCACCCAAAAAATATTTTCACCCCGGCCTATCACTTTCCGATTCTCGTCCGGCACCTAGGCAATTGAGAAATATTTCCATTCAGGAGCCGCCCATGTCCCGCACGCTAGACACTCTGTTGCGCCCCAGCCTGTTAGCCGTGGCGATTGCCCTCGGCGCTCCGCTGGTCAGCCCCACACTGATCGCCGCCGAGCAGGCGTCCAGCGTGCGCGCGTACAACCTGGCGCCAGCGCCACTGGCCACCACCCTAAACCAGATCGCCAGCCAGGCCGGCCTCGTCCTGACGCTCAATCCGTCACTCGCTTCAGGCAAAACCTCGGCACCGGTCAAGGGCCAGTTCGATGCACAAGGCGCGCTGCGTGAAGCGTTGCGTGGGACAGGGTTGCAGCTGGAGCAGAGCAGCGCGGGGACGTTTACGCTGGTGGCGGTTCCGGAGGGGGTTGTGGCGTTGCCGCAGACCAGCATTATTGGTCAGGGTAGTTATGAGAGTGCTTGGGGGCCGGCAGAAGGTTATCTGGCCAAACGCACCGCTGCCGGCACCAAGACCGACACGGCCCTGGTCGAAGCGCCGCGCTCCATCTCCGTGGCGACCCGCGAGCAAATGCAGGACCGCAACGTGCAGAACCTCGACGACGCGGTCAAATACATGCCCGGGATTGTGTCCGCCAGTTACGGCAGCGACACTCGCTACGACTGGATGCGTGTGCGTGGGTTCGAACCCACCCAGTTCCTCGACGGCCTGCCGCTGCCACGCGGTGTGTACGCCAACCCGAAAGCCGAAACCTGGAACCTGGACCGCCTCGCCCTGCTGCGCGGCCCGGCCTCGTCGGTCTACGGCCAGACCCCGCCAGGCGGCCTGCTGGACATGGTCAGTCGCCGTCCCAGCGCAGAATCGAGCAACGCCATCCAGGTGCAATACGGCAGTGACAACTACCGCCAGATCAACTTCGCCAGCACCGGCAAGATCGATGACGAAGGCCAGTTTCTCTATGGCCTCAGCGGCGTGGTGCGCGATGCCGGTACGCAGGTCGATCATATCGACAACAAGCGCTACAACATCGCGCCGAGCCTGACCTGGAATATCGATACCGATACCAAGCTGACCTTTCTCTCGCAGTTCACACGCGACGATACCGGCGCCACCAGCCAGTTCCTGCCGATTCAGGGCACCAAGATCAAATCGCCGTTCGGTGATATATCCCATCACAAGAACCTGGGCGATCCTGACTATGAGTTTTACGATCGCACCTATTACGCGCTGGGCTATGCCTTCGAGCATCGCTTCAACGATATCTGGCAGTTCCGGCAGAACCTGCGCTACACCAAGTCTGAGCTGTCCTTCCAGACGTTGACCGTGGGCGCCTACCCTTATACCCAAGTGGATGCCAATGGGGACGTGGGCCGCACATCGACGAATGCGGATGAAAACATCGGCCAATTCGCACTCGACAACAACTTCCAGGCGGACTTCAGCACTGGCGACATCACCCATACCTTGTTGCTGGGCCTGGATCATCAGCGCACCGACACCTCATACCTATCGATTTACGGGGACGGGCTGACGACCAACGTCAACAATCCAATATACGGCCAGCCTATCGTTCGTCCCGCGCGCTCAGGTGCGTACTACGACTACAACCAGAAAACCCTGCAGACGGGCCTCTATATCCAGGATCAGTTGGCTCTGGATAAATGGCGCCTGACCTTGGGCGGCCGTGAAGACTGGGTGCACCAAGGCACCACATACTTCAACCAGAACGACGCCACCAACACTGACCGCATCAAGCATTTCAGTGGCAACGCGGCACTGAGCTATGTATTTGATTCCGGCTTTGTACCCTATATCTCCTACGCCGAGTCCTTCCAGCCGGCGAGCAACGCCAGCGTATCCGCGACTGAATCCTACAAGCCCACCGAAGGCAAACAGTGGGAGCTGGGGATCAAGTACCAGCCTCCGGGCTCAAACACACTGCTGAGTGCAGCCGTGTATGACCTCACCCAGAAAAACGTCCTGGTAACAACGACCACCGCAGGCAGTATTCCGGTCACTAACCAGACCGGCGAAGTGAAGGTCAAAGGCCTGGAACTGGAAGCCGTGTCGGATGTGACTGAAAACCTCAAAGTCATCGCTTCCTACACATTGGCAAAATCCGAAGTGCAAAAAGGTGATTTCAAGGGTAATCGTCTGCAGTTGATGCCAAACCAACAGGCCGCGCTATGGACGGACTACACCTGGCACACCGGGGTACTCGACGGTTTCGGCGTCGGCTTCGGTGCGCGCTACACCGGTAACACCTACGGCGACCAAGGCAATACCTGGCTGGGCAAAGCCGACGCTTACACGGTATTTGACGCCGCCGTGCATTACGATCTGGGCCGCCTGGACAACAGCCTCAAAGGTGCGTCGGTAAAACTCAACGCCACCAACCTGTTCGACAAAAACTACATTTCGACCTGTGATGGCTTCTACTGCTACTACGGCGATCAACGCAGCGTCGTCGCCAGCGCCACCTACCAGTGGTGATCGGCTGAGTTAACAACCAGGCCGCTCTAACAGGGCGGCTTTGGTGTGTCTGAAGGCTAGAAAAATGAAAAGCAAAACCATCCGCCGCTGGTCCTTCATCCACACCTGGACCAGCCTGATCTGCACCGTATTCCTGCTGATGCTCGCCCTCACTGGCCTGCCGTTGGTGTTTCACCACGAGATCGACCATCTGCTGGGCAACGAACCCGAGCTCAAGCAGATGCCCGCCGATACGCCGCAGCTCAACCTGGAGCAACTGGTGGCCAAGGCCCAGGCCCATCGCCCGGGCGAGGCCATGCAGTACCTGGCCTGGGATGAGGAAGACAAGAACGGCGTGATCGCGATCATGGCGGCCACGGCCGGCACCGAGCCGAATTCGTCGCATACCTTCATGCTCGATGCGCGCACCGGTGAAACGGTGGAGATGCCGTCGGCCAATGGCGGGCTGACCCTGTTCCTGCTGCGCCTGCATGTGGATATGTTCGCCGGGCTGCCCGGCAAGCTGTTGCTCGCGTTCATGGGCCTGTTGTTCGTGCTGGCGATTGTTTCGGGCACGGTGCTGTACCTGCCGTTCATGCGCCGCTTGAAGTTCGCCACCGTGCGCCAGGACAAATCCACGCGCCTGCGCTGGCTCGACCTGCACAACCTGATCGGCGTGGTCACCCTGACCTGGGCCTTGGTGGTGGGCGTGACCGGAGTGATCAGCGCCTGTGCCGACCTGATCATCGCCGCCTGGCGCCAGGACGCCCTCAGCGCCATGATCGAACCCTATAAAAACGCCCCGCCGCTGACCCAGCGCGCGCCGGCGACCGATCTGCTGAGCATTGCCGCCCAGGCCGCGCCGGGCATGGAGCCAGACTTCATTGCCTTCCCCGGCACACGCTTCTCCAGCGAACATCACTACGCCGTGTTCATGAAGGGCAGCACCCACCTCACCTCCCATCTGCTCACGCCAGTATTGATCGACGCCCGCACCCTGGCCGTCACCGCCATCGCCGAACGGCCCTGGTACATGGACGCCATGGGCATGTCCCAGCCGCTGCACTTTGGTGACTACGGCGGCATGCCGATGAAGATCCTCTGGGCGGCGCTGGATGTGCTGACCATCATCGTGCTGGTCAGCGGGATCTACCTGTGGATCGTGCGGCGCAAGGCGGGCAAGGCATGAAGCCCAGGCAGTCGAGTTTCTGGAAGGTGTTTGGCATCCCGCTGGGGATCGGCCTGCTCAGCGCCGCCGGGTTGTTTGCGGCGTTGCTGGGGGACGGGTGGTGGGATTCGTTGAGCTGGGTCGGGTTGGGCATTCCCGTCGGCATTGGTGCATGGGCGTTGTTCAAGCGGCGTGGCTGAGGGCGCTATCGGGGGCAAGCCCCCTCCCACACTTGAACTGTGAACGCTGTTAAATGTGGGAGGGGGCTTGCCCCCGATGAGGCCTTCAAAACCTGCAAAAATCTCCCTCGCCAGCCACGGCACAAGCCTCTAGTCTAGCCACACCCCAACTTGAGGAATGCCCATGTCTGTGCCCAGCATGACCTTGTTCCACAACCCCGCTTCACCGTTCGTGCGCAAAGTCCGCGTGCTGCTGATCGAGACCGGTCAACAGGACCGTGTGGCCCTGCACGCCTGCATGCCCACCCCGGTCAACCCGGATGCGCACGTGGTGCAAGGCAACCCGGTCGGCAAGATCCCGGCCCTGCGCCTGGCCGACGGTTCGGTACTGCATGACAGCCGGGTGATCCTTGACTATTTCGACCACCAGCACGTCGGCAACCCGCTGATCCCCCGCGACGGCTCGGCGCGCTGGCGCCGCTTGACCCTGGCCTCGATGGCCGACGGGATCATGGATGCCGCCGTGCTGGTGCGCTACGAGACCGCCATGCGCCCGGTGGAGAAACACTGGGACCAGTGGCTGGACGAACAGCGCAACAAGATACGTCGCACACTGGCTGAGCTGGAGGCCGAGGCCATCGCCGAACTGGCCAGCCACTTCGACATCGCCGCGATCAGCGTGGCCTGCGCCCTGGGCTACCTCGACTTCCGTCACCCAGACCTGCAATGGCGCGCGGATAACCCCAAGCTTGCCGACTGGTACGCCGAGATCAGCCAGCGGCCGTCGATGCAGCAGACCCAGCCCCCCGCCTGATGTTCACACAGACCCAATGTGGGAGGGGGCTTGCCCCCGATTGCGGTGTGTCATTGAGCTCATCTTTCTTTGAACCACCGCTATCGGGGGCAAGCCCCCTCCCACATTGAGCGGCGGTGTGGTTGAGGAAGTTGACCAGGCTTACCTTCATCTGCTGATCCTCGCGCAAGCCAATCATTGCACCGCCTCCAGGTCGAACTGCAACGGTTCCACCGCCTTGCGCTTGCCCACGCCATACCAGTCGAGTTTGCGCGTCAGCACCATCACCGTGCCCAGCAGGCCGAACAGCAGCAACGAGCCCATCAGCAACGCGTAATCCTCAGCGCTCAGCAGCCCGTACAACAAGCCATACAACGCCGCCAACCCCACCGAAAACCCAAGGCCGTGGGCCACGCTGCGCAGCACATGGCACACGTAGAAGCCGATCAGCACGACGCAGGCGCTGGCCGATATCAGGTAAGCCAGGGCAAACCCCAAGTGCTCGGACAGCGACAACAACAGCAGGTAGAAGAACGCCAGCGCAACACCCACCAACGCGTATTGAATGGGGTGCACTGCCAGGTTCTTGAGCACTTCGAACAGGAAGAAGCCGGCAAAGGTCAGGGCGATGAATAGCAGCGCGTATTTGATCGCACGGTCGCTTTTGAGGTACTGGTCCACGGGGTCGATGAAGTTCACGCCGAAGCTGCGGTTGTTGAAGTCGTCACAGCCTTGGCGGTCCAGGCAGGTTTGCAGGGCCTGTTCCAGGTTGGTGGAGAAAAACGAGGTCTGCCAGCGGGCGGTAAAGCCCTTGTCGGTGACGTCCCGCTGCGCCGGCAGGAAGTTGCCGATAAAACTGGGGTGCGGCCAGTTGGAGGCCAGTGATACCTGGCTGGTCTTGCCCACTGGAACCACCTGCAGTTGTTCGGTGCCCTGCAGGCGCAGGTCGAAGGCGAAGTCCATGGCGACGGGTTTCTTGCCGTCTTGATCGGGCAGCATCACGTGCACCCCTTCCCCCAGCCAGTCCACCTGGGAACCCGGCGAAAATTCCAGGCGCTGCTCGCCCAGCTCCAGCTTCAGCGCATTTTCGATGCCGCGTATATCGCTGATGCCCACCGCCAGAAATGCCGGCTCGAAACGGTAGTCGACGAAGTTTTCCGTGATGCCCAGTTGGGCAGGCAACTGGAAACGCCCGCTGATGCGGTTGTCGGCATGGAACAACCGCGCCTGGTAGATACCCCGTGCGCGCAGTTCGGTCTGCACCTGGCCGTCGAGCGCGAAATGCTCCGGCAGGAAATACAAGCGACCGCGCTCCTCACGGGTTTCTTCGTAGCGTTTGTTGAGTTTTTCATTGAGCTTCCACTCGCGCACCGTCTTGCGATAAGGCACCACCATCACCGGCCCGGTGAGGCGTTGGGCAAAGCTTGAGCTGCGGGCGATGTCCATCAATACGCCGTCGCGCAGTTGTTGGCGGTCGCTGATGATGCCGTTGATCATCAGCAACGGAATCAGCAACAGCAGGATCAGTAGCGCAATCGCGCCGAGTTTGAAAAGCAGGCTGCGGTTCATGGGGCTCTCCCTGTTTTGATGAGGAGAGTCTGGGCAGCCTGTGTGGGGGATTTATGTGGGCAGTGTGGAGACTGTGTGGAGATGCAGCACCACCTGCACGCCGCCAGGCACGTTGCCGATCTGCAGCGCGCCGCCGTGCAGCTTCATCACTTCCTCGACAAAATTGAGGCCAAGGCCGGTGCTTTTGCGCCCGCTGGCCGGGCGTGGCAGCGAATAGAACCGCTCGCTCAGGCGCGGCAAGGCGTAATCCGGGATCGGCGCGGCCTGGTTGAACAGGCTTACTTGCACGTCGTTGTGCTGTACCTGCGCGCTGAACCGCAGCGCGCCGCCGGGCGGGGTGAAATCCAGGGCATTGTCCAGCAGGTTGCCCAGGGCCTGGCGCAGCAGGAACGGCTCGCCAAACACCTTCACCTCGGCGCCAATGCATTGTTCGACGCGCAGGCCGGCGCTTTCGATCCGCGCGCACTGCGCCATCAACACGTCATCGACCAAGTCCGCCAGCGCCATACTCGTTTGTTCTTCCAGCCCCTGGCGCTGCTCCACCTGCGCCAGGTTCAACAGCCGTTCGATCAGTTGCTGCAGGCGCGCGCTTTCGCTGTCGATATTGCCCACGAAGCGCTGCTGCTGTTCGCGGGTCATATCGCCCTGCAGCAACTCCGCCGCACCGCGAATGGCTGCCAGCGGGCTTTTCAGCTCGTGGGTCAGGGTGTGCACGTAATGCTCGACATAGGCTTTGCCCTCCAACTGCGTGCGCATGTGCTCGACGGCGGTGGACAGTTGCTTGAGCTCGCCGCCCCGGTAATGCGGCAACTCGGCCCTGCGCCCTTCGCTGACGGCCTGGGCATAGGCGGTCAAGCGCTTGAGGGCGACGCTCAGCCACCACGACAACAGTGCGCCCAGCAGCAGGCCCAGAATCACCAGCCCGGCGCCGTACCACAGCAGGCGTCGCTCGGTGCGGTCGACGTAGGGCTGCAACGAGCTGTTGGGCTTGGCCACGGTGACCACGCCGATAATGCGGCCGTCGTCGCGAATCGGCGCGCCCACGTGCATCACCGATGAGTTGGGGTTGTCCGGCTCGCTGCGTGAGGATCGCGCGCCGTACTCGCCACGCAGGGTCAGGTACACGTCGTTCCACTTGGAATAGTCCTGGCCCACCGCGTCGCCCGTGGAGTCGAGCAGTACCCTGCCCTTGGCGTCGGTGACATAGATGCGATGGTTGACCTGGTTCTTTGGCAGGCCCCAGATGACCGCCCCCGGCTGACGATTGCCGTAAGCCTTGAGCAGTTCGGGCCAGCGGCTTTGGCCGAGGGTGCCGTTCTTCACATCATCGCGCAGGATTTCGGCGAGCAGGTTGGCGGTGTCCACCAGGGTCTCTTCGGTGGACTGGCGCACGCCCGGGCGAATTTCCTTCATCACCGTGTTGAGCACGAAATAGCCGGTCAGGCCGATGAACAGCGCGTACACCAGGAAAATCCGCAACCCCAGGCGCATCAGCTATGGCTCGGGCTGTAGCTGTAACCCAGGCCGCGATGCGTCTGGATCGGTTCGGCATCGGCGGCCACGCTGCGCAGTTTGCTGCGCAGGCTTTTGATATGCGTGTCGATATTGCGCTCGTAGCCGGCGTCGGCGGCTACACCCACAGCGTCCAGCAGTTGCTCGCGGCTGAACACTCGCTCGGGTTGTTCCAGCAGGTTTTGCAGCAGGCGAAACTCATGACGCGTCAGGCTCAGTGGCTGGCTGCGATACAGGATCTGCATGCGTTCCAGGTCGACCTGAAACACCGCAGGCGCCACATTCGGGCCGACACGCTTGAGAATCGCCCGCACCCTGGCCGCCACTTCACGCGGGCTGAAGGGCTTGACCACATAATCGTCGGCGCCGATTTCCAGCCCCACCACCCGGTCGATCTCGCCATCGCGCGCGCTGAGGAACATCACCGGCACTTCGCTGAACCGGCGCAGTTGCTTGCAGGTCTCAAAGCCGCTGATGTCGGGCAGGCCGATGTCGAGGATGATCAGGTCGGCCGGGCTCTGGCGCTGATGCTCCAGCGCCGCCTGGCCAAGGCTCAGCCAGGTGGTGGTAAAGCCCTCGCCTTGCAGGGCGAAAATCAGCGTGTCGGCTATTGCCGCTTCGTCTTCGACAATCAGGATATGCGGCATGGGGGTCCGTCAGCAGTCCGGTTTGTCGGCAGTGTAGCGACGCGCCGGGTTTACCGCTGCACCAAATTCACGCAAGGCCTTGGCGCCGATCAGCAGCGGGTAGTTGAAACTGCTGCGGTCGGTGAGGTTGACCTCGACGGTACGCTTGACGTCACCCAGGCACATCTCCAGGTCGATCACCGGGCGCTTGGCCACGCTGGCTTCGTCCTTGTCGTCATCTTCGTCGGCGCGGCTCTTGATCTTGCTGATGCGCGAGACCTTGTGCTCGTAGACCTTGTTGTCGGCATCCTTGCCGCCAAGGCGGAAGCGCACCCAGTCATCGCCATCACGGGTGAAGGTTTCGATATCGCGGGCCGACAGCGAGGCGGTCAGCGCGCCCGTGTCCATCTTGGCCTTGAAGGTCTGGCCGATTTCCGGCAGTTGAATGTATTCGTAGCGACCGTAGAGAGTTGGTTCGGCAGCCATCACGGGTACGGCGGCCATCACGGGAAAAACCAGGGCGAACGCGGCAAGGAGCAATTTCACGGCATGAGTTCCTCGAAAGAAGTGGACGGATTCTAGACCGCACGCACAGCACTTAGTTGGATGACCGAGCATAACCAGCACATTGTGAAACATTCGTGCGGCCATTTGCGATTTGGCCTCTAGACTCAGCTTGCTTATCATTGCCCGCCCATAGAATTTCAAGAGTTGCTTATGCGCCGCCTGCTCACCGGCTGTTTGGTCACCCTGCTGCTGTTACTCAACACGCTGATCCTGATCGGCCCCCTGATGGTGTTCGCCCTGCTCAAGCTGGTGGCGCCGGGTCGCTTGCGTGACTACGCGTCATGGGCGGTGATGTGGATCGCCGAGACCTGGGCCGAGATCGACAAGCTGATCTTCGCCGCGTGCATTCCAACCCATTGGGATATCCGTGGCGGTGAGGCACTGCGTGGCGACACCTCGTACCTGGTCATCAGCAACCACCAGTCTTGGGTGGATATTCCGGCATTGATCCAGGCGCTGAACCGGCGCACACCGTTCTTCAAATTCTTCCTGAAAAAAGAGCTGATCTGGGTGCCCTTCCTCGGCCTGGCCTGGTGGGCGCTGGATTACCCGTTCATGAAGCGCTACACCAAGGCGTTCCTGGCCAAGCACCCGGAGCTGGCCGGGCAGGACCTGAAGATCACCAAGGAGGCCTGCGAACTGTTCAAGCGCCAGCCGGTGACGGTGGTCAATTATCTTGAAGGCACGCGGTTCAGCGAGGCCAAACGCAAACAGCAGAACTCACCGTTCAACCGGCTGGTCAAACCGAAGGCCGGCGGCGTGGCGTTCGTATTGGCGGCGATGGGCGAGCAGTTGGACGCCATCCTCGACGTGACCGTGGTGTATCCACAGCAAGAGATTCCAGGCTTCTGGGACTTGATCAGCGGCGCGGTGCCGAAGGTGATCGTGGACATCCGCACCCGAGATCTGGATCCGGCGTTGTGGCAGGGGGATTACGAGAACGACCCGGCGTTTCGCCAGACCGTCCAGAACTGGGTCAACCAGCTCTGGAGGGAGAAGGACGCGCGCATCGAACAGCTGCGCGCGCAGCAGCCTTAGCTGCCGGTACCCCAGGCCTGGGCCAGCTTGCCCAGTACGGATTCGCTGGCGCCCTGGCCGCCCAGGTATTGCAGGATCACCGGGGCAAACTGGCCGATCATCCCGCTGTCCATGCCCAGGGCG
Above is a genomic segment from Pseudomonas sp. R5-89-07 containing:
- a CDS encoding ATP-dependent zinc protease — encoded protein: MKLLLAAFALVFPVMAAVPVMAAEPTLYGRYEYIQLPEIGQTFKAKMDTGALTASLSARDIETFTRDGDDWVRFRLGGKDADNKVYEHKVSRISKIKSRADEDDDKDEASVAKRPVIDLEMCLGDVKRTVEVNLTDRSSFNYPLLIGAKALREFGAAVNPARRYTADKPDC
- the creC gene encoding two-component system sensor histidine kinase CreC, giving the protein MRLGLRIFLVYALFIGLTGYFVLNTVMKEIRPGVRQSTEETLVDTANLLAEILRDDVKNGTLGQSRWPELLKAYGNRQPGAVIWGLPKNQVNHRIYVTDAKGRVLLDSTGDAVGQDYSKWNDVYLTLRGEYGARSSRSEPDNPNSSVMHVGAPIRDDGRIIGVVTVAKPNSSLQPYVDRTERRLLWYGAGLVILGLLLGALLSWWLSVALKRLTAYAQAVSEGRRAELPHYRGGELKQLSTAVEHMRTQLEGKAYVEHYVHTLTHELKSPLAAIRGAAELLQGDMTREQQQRFVGNIDSESARLQQLIERLLNLAQVEQRQGLEEQTSMALADLVDDVLMAQCARIESAGLRVEQCIGAEVKVFGEPFLLRQALGNLLDNALDFTPPGGALRFSAQVQHNDVQVSLFNQAAPIPDYALPRLSERFYSLPRPASGRKSTGLGLNFVEEVMKLHGGALQIGNVPGGVQVVLHLHTVSTLPT
- a CDS encoding glutathione S-transferase family protein, which codes for MSVPSMTLFHNPASPFVRKVRVLLIETGQQDRVALHACMPTPVNPDAHVVQGNPVGKIPALRLADGSVLHDSRVILDYFDHQHVGNPLIPRDGSARWRRLTLASMADGIMDAAVLVRYETAMRPVEKHWDQWLDEQRNKIRRTLAELEAEAIAELASHFDIAAISVACALGYLDFRHPDLQWRADNPKLADWYAEISQRPSMQQTQPPA
- the creB gene encoding two-component system response regulator CreB; translated protein: MPHILIVEDEAAIADTLIFALQGEGFTTTWLSLGQAALEHQRQSPADLIILDIGLPDISGFETCKQLRRFSEVPVMFLSARDGEIDRVVGLEIGADDYVVKPFSPREVAARVRAILKRVGPNVAPAVFQVDLERMQILYRSQPLSLTRHEFRLLQNLLEQPERVFSREQLLDAVGVAADAGYERNIDTHIKSLRSKLRSVAADAEPIQTHRGLGYSYSPSHS
- a CDS encoding TonB-dependent siderophore receptor; the encoded protein is MSRTLDTLLRPSLLAVAIALGAPLVSPTLIAAEQASSVRAYNLAPAPLATTLNQIASQAGLVLTLNPSLASGKTSAPVKGQFDAQGALREALRGTGLQLEQSSAGTFTLVAVPEGVVALPQTSIIGQGSYESAWGPAEGYLAKRTAAGTKTDTALVEAPRSISVATREQMQDRNVQNLDDAVKYMPGIVSASYGSDTRYDWMRVRGFEPTQFLDGLPLPRGVYANPKAETWNLDRLALLRGPASSVYGQTPPGGLLDMVSRRPSAESSNAIQVQYGSDNYRQINFASTGKIDDEGQFLYGLSGVVRDAGTQVDHIDNKRYNIAPSLTWNIDTDTKLTFLSQFTRDDTGATSQFLPIQGTKIKSPFGDISHHKNLGDPDYEFYDRTYYALGYAFEHRFNDIWQFRQNLRYTKSELSFQTLTVGAYPYTQVDANGDVGRTSTNADENIGQFALDNNFQADFSTGDITHTLLLGLDHQRTDTSYLSIYGDGLTTNVNNPIYGQPIVRPARSGAYYDYNQKTLQTGLYIQDQLALDKWRLTLGGREDWVHQGTTYFNQNDATNTDRIKHFSGNAALSYVFDSGFVPYISYAESFQPASNASVSATESYKPTEGKQWELGIKYQPPGSNTLLSAAVYDLTQKNVLVTTTTAGSIPVTNQTGEVKVKGLELEAVSDVTENLKVIASYTLAKSEVQKGDFKGNRLQLMPNQQAALWTDYTWHTGVLDGFGVGFGARYTGNTYGDQGNTWLGKADAYTVFDAAVHYDLGRLDNSLKGASVKLNATNLFDKNYISTCDGFYCYYGDQRSVVASATYQW
- a CDS encoding acyltransferase, coding for MRRLLTGCLVTLLLLLNTLILIGPLMVFALLKLVAPGRLRDYASWAVMWIAETWAEIDKLIFAACIPTHWDIRGGEALRGDTSYLVISNHQSWVDIPALIQALNRRTPFFKFFLKKELIWVPFLGLAWWALDYPFMKRYTKAFLAKHPELAGQDLKITKEACELFKRQPVTVVNYLEGTRFSEAKRKQQNSPFNRLVKPKAGGVAFVLAAMGEQLDAILDVTVVYPQQEIPGFWDLISGAVPKVIVDIRTRDLDPALWQGDYENDPAFRQTVQNWVNQLWREKDARIEQLRAQQP
- the creD gene encoding cell envelope integrity protein CreD, which produces MNRSLLFKLGAIALLILLLLIPLLMINGIISDRQQLRDGVLMDIARSSSFAQRLTGPVMVVPYRKTVREWKLNEKLNKRYEETREERGRLYFLPEHFALDGQVQTELRARGIYQARLFHADNRISGRFQLPAQLGITENFVDYRFEPAFLAVGISDIRGIENALKLELGEQRLEFSPGSQVDWLGEGVHVMLPDQDGKKPVAMDFAFDLRLQGTEQLQVVPVGKTSQVSLASNWPHPSFIGNFLPAQRDVTDKGFTARWQTSFFSTNLEQALQTCLDRQGCDDFNNRSFGVNFIDPVDQYLKSDRAIKYALLFIALTFAGFFLFEVLKNLAVHPIQYALVGVALAFFYLLLLSLSEHLGFALAYLISASACVVLIGFYVCHVLRSVAHGLGFSVGLAALYGLLYGLLSAEDYALLMGSLLLFGLLGTVMVLTRKLDWYGVGKRKAVEPLQFDLEAVQ
- a CDS encoding PepSY domain-containing protein; this translates as MKSKTIRRWSFIHTWTSLICTVFLLMLALTGLPLVFHHEIDHLLGNEPELKQMPADTPQLNLEQLVAKAQAHRPGEAMQYLAWDEEDKNGVIAIMAATAGTEPNSSHTFMLDARTGETVEMPSANGGLTLFLLRLHVDMFAGLPGKLLLAFMGLLFVLAIVSGTVLYLPFMRRLKFATVRQDKSTRLRWLDLHNLIGVVTLTWALVVGVTGVISACADLIIAAWRQDALSAMIEPYKNAPPLTQRAPATDLLSIAAQAAPGMEPDFIAFPGTRFSSEHHYAVFMKGSTHLTSHLLTPVLIDARTLAVTAIAERPWYMDAMGMSQPLHFGDYGGMPMKILWAALDVLTIIVLVSGIYLWIVRRKAGKA